Genomic DNA from Candidatus Kaiserbacteria bacterium:
AACATATATTTTCCCACCTGTCCTGCATAGAAAGCAGAACCACACCCTACCACCATAAGTCTTTCAATCTGAGTAAGTTTCGGGAGCACATACTCGAGACCGCCGAGTTTTACTTTCCCCTTATCAGTAATGAGTCGGCCACGAATCGTATTCTCGATCGTTTCTGGAATATCCATAATTTCCTTAAGTAAAAAGTGTTCATATCCTTTCTTCTGTAATGACTCAACATCCCACTCAATCTTAACGGGTACTTTTGTCATTGTTTGTCCATGGAGTGTTGTGACTTCATATGCGTCCTTTGTAATCACCGCGAGTTCCCCATCGTCTAGGTAAATTACATCCTTAGTATGAGTTAAAAGCGCTGATGCGTCTGATGATACAAAATTCCCGTCGTCACCAATGCCGAGTACGATAGGACTTCCCATCCGAGCAACCACAATAGTATTTGGGTCGTGTTCGCTCAGTACTGCAATACCATAGGTACCACGCACCAAACTGAGTGCAAGGCGTACCGCTACACGAATGTCGTTCTGATCAAAGGTACCAATCAGTTTTGCAAGCACCTCAGTATCAGTGTCTGAAGAAAAAGTAACACCACGTGCAACAAGGCCCTCCTTGAGTTCACGGAAGTTCTCAATGATTCCATTGTGGACAATCCATATAGAACCACTTCTATCTGTGTGGGGATGGGCATTAGATTCGGTGGGCGCTCCGTGTGTTGCCCATCGCGTATGTGCTATACCAGATGTACCAGGGATAGTCCCCGTAATTTTCCTAGCGAGATTGTCTATAGGGCCTACTGCTTTCAGTACACCATATCCTGGAATAAAAATACCTGATGAATCATACCCGCGATATTCAAGCATACGAAGTCCTTCAATAAGAATAGGCTCAACGGTTCGTGTTCCAACGTATCCAAAGATGCCACACATTGCCTATTATAATATCGAAGATAGACAAATAGTTACGAGTGTATAATCTTGGCTCGAAGGAAAAACGGAGACAACCACCATTATTCGATCTTTAAATTAAATGGTGACTGCAATCTTTTCCATTGAAGACCTTGCTTCCGAACTTGGCAGCGGGGTGTTTTTTATTTTTGTGTAATCTACTTTTATGGTAGTTACGGGAGATGACTATTATTAATGAGTGAAATTCAGTCAATCATTCAACTTCTTGTTTTTCGTAGACATTCAAGCGTGAAAAACTCTAGGAAAATGTTATAATTGGAATATGAAAACCATTGACGAACAGAGCAAGGAGCGAGCAATTAAACTCTTTGAGAGCCAAGAACAGGCTATGTTCGAGGTGGGTACTACACGAGGTTTACAGCAGATACACGAATATCTTTTTAAAGGGCTGTATGATTTTGCGGGAAAGATTCGCACAAAAGATATAAGTAAGGGTGGATTTCGGTTTGCGTCTTGTCTGTATCTTGCCGATAGCCTTAAGGCAATTGATTCACTTAAAGAGCAGACATTCGAAGATATTGTCACTAAATATGTGGAAATGAATGTTGCTCATCCCTTCATGGAAGGCAATGGTCGGAGTCAGCGCATTTGGCTTGATTTGATTTTAAAGAAAAATTTGTGTCAATGCATTTATTGGCAAAAGATAGATAAGATGGACTATTTAAACGCCATGGAACGCAGTCCCGTAAACGCACTCGAAATCAGAGAACTTTTACGTAGCGCACTTACTTCAAAAGTGGATGATCGTGACGTCTTCATGAAGGGTATCGAACAATCGTACTATTACGAAGAGCCCGATTTCTACAAATAAAAAAGTTTTCGTAATATTAGTAGAGGGTGCTATTCACTGTTCCCATATCTCTCTAACTTACAGAAAAACAACCGCGTGAACGGTTGTTTTTTCTATGTATTTTAAATAGATTATTTTAGGACTACTTGAGTGACTGCCAGTACATCTGTTCCTTGAGGAGTTTGATGACCTCATATAAGAGATCTTTAATCGTGGTAGTAATTTGGTTTATGCGGTCGGTCTTGTTGAATTCGACAATTTCACCGGTTATTTTTTTATCTTTGAGCATGTCCTTAATCTCGGGGAGTAAGTCACTATTCATCTCAAGACGTTGGGTGACTTGGTACGTGCCCGTATGATCGCGAGTCGCGATATAGACACCTTCAGTGTTGTCACCTTTCGGTCCATTGTTACAAAGGTACCCCCAGGTTTCATCTTTCTGATGGTATGCCATTAATTTACCTTCCACATAGCCTTGATAGGCGGTAACGACGGAGAGTGCTTCAGCAGTATATGTGGTGGCCTCGATTGTGCTATTGGTTTTCGCTGCAAAAATCACCGTTTCATCATTACCCACAACGCTACTGATATACATGTCGGTAGGGAGACAACTGAGAGCCTG
This window encodes:
- the glmS gene encoding glutamine--fructose-6-phosphate transaminase (isomerizing) — encoded protein: MCGIFGYVGTRTVEPILIEGLRMLEYRGYDSSGIFIPGYGVLKAVGPIDNLARKITGTIPGTSGIAHTRWATHGAPTESNAHPHTDRSGSIWIVHNGIIENFRELKEGLVARGVTFSSDTDTEVLAKLIGTFDQNDIRVAVRLALSLVRGTYGIAVLSEHDPNTIVVARMGSPIVLGIGDDGNFVSSDASALLTHTKDVIYLDDGELAVITKDAYEVTTLHGQTMTKVPVKIEWDVESLQKKGYEHFLLKEIMDIPETIENTIRGRLITDKGKVKLGGLEYVLPKLTQIERLMVVGCGSAFYAGQVGKYMFEEYVGIPVDVELGSEFRYRSILPQKNAALLAVTQSGETADTLASVRKGKELGLITIGMVNVVGSTIARETDAGMYNHAGPEVSIASTKAFISQVVSFVLLTLLIGRERGLTQEKGIEIAQALASVSTYAQKILDTAPVIQKVAERYASYRDMMYIGRHMHAPVAYEGSLKLKEVTYLHAEAYAGGELKHGPIAMLDSDFPVMAIVPQDAVYEKMVSNIEEVKARNAPVIAIATEGDTRIGELVDDVIFIPKVHPIVQPILSVIPLQLFAYYVGVARGLNVDRPRNLAKSVTVE
- a CDS encoding Fic family protein, with the protein product MKTIDEQSKERAIKLFESQEQAMFEVGTTRGLQQIHEYLFKGLYDFAGKIRTKDISKGGFRFASCLYLADSLKAIDSLKEQTFEDIVTKYVEMNVAHPFMEGNGRSQRIWLDLILKKNLCQCIYWQKIDKMDYLNAMERSPVNALEIRELLRSALTSKVDDRDVFMKGIEQSYYYEEPDFYK